One window of Scyliorhinus canicula chromosome 28, sScyCan1.1, whole genome shotgun sequence genomic DNA carries:
- the LOC119958160 gene encoding uncharacterized protein LOC119958160 — MFCTLQQGPVTDCLYPVDVLYTTTGPHHTDCLYPVDVLYTTTGPCYTDCLYPVDVLYTTTGPCYTDCLYPVDVLYTTTGPCYTDCLYPVDVLYTTTGPCYTDCLDPVDVLYTTTGPCYTDCLYPVDVLYTTTGPHYTDCLYPVDVLYNTTRPHHTDCLYPVDVLYNTTRPHHTDCLYPVDVLYTTTGPCYRLPVSCRCSVHYNRAPSHRLPVSCRCSVHYNRAPSHRLPVSCRCSVHYNRAPLHRLPVSCRCSVQYNRAPSHRLPVSCRCSVHYNTAHHTDCLYPVDVLYTTTGPCYRLPVSCRCSVHYNKAHHTDCLYPVDVLYTTTGPCYRLPVSCRCSVQYNRSVLQTACTL, encoded by the exons atgttctgtacactacaacagggccctgttacagactgcctgtatcctgtagatgttctGTACACTACAACAGGGCCCCATCACACAGACTgcctgtatcctgtagatgttctGTACACTACAACAGGGCCCTGTTACACAGACTgcctgtatcctgtagatgttctGTACACTACAACAGGGCCCTGTTACACAGACTgcctgtatcctgtagatgttctGTACACTACAACAGGGCCCTGTTACACAGACTgcctgtatcctgtagatgttctGTACACTACAACAGGGCCCTGTTACACAGACTGCCTGGATCCTGTAGATGTTCTGTACACTACAACAGGGCCCTGTTACACAGACTgcctgtatcctgtagatgttctGTACACTACAACAGGGCCCCATTACACAGACTgcctgtatcctgtagatgttctGTACAATACAACACGGCCCCATCACACAGACTgcctgtatcctgtagatgttctGTACAATACAACACGGCCCCATCACACAGACTgcctgtatcctgtagatgttctgtacactacaacagggccctgttacagactgcctgtatcctgtag atgttctGTACACTACAACAGGGCCCCATCACACAGACTgcctgtatcctgtagatgttctGTACACTACAACAGGGCCCCATCACACAGACTgcctgtatcctgtagatgttctGTACACTACAACAGGGCCCCATTACACAGACTgcctgtatcctgtagatgttctGTACAATACAACAGGGCCCCATCACACAGACTgcctgtatcctgtagatgttctGTACACTACAACACGGCCCATCACACAGACTGCCTGTACCCTGTAGATGTTCTGTACACTACAACAGGGCCCTGTTACAGACTgcctgtatcctgtagatgttctGTACACTACAACAAGGCCCATCACACAGACTGCCTGTACCCTGTAGATGTTCTGTACACTACAACAGGGCCCTGTTACAGACTgcctgtatcctgtagatgttctGTACAATACAACAGGTCCGTGTTACAGACTGCCTGTACCCTGTAG